One Primulina huaijiensis isolate GDHJ02 unplaced genomic scaffold, ASM1229523v2 scaffold38877, whole genome shotgun sequence genomic window, TTTCACGACACTTTAGAACTATTGTATGTAGCACAGAATACCTCATTTCTCATCAATTCAACAGACAATCTGATATAAGCTAAATTTAATGacttcaaaattaatatcattccAACTCTAAAATATGCCAAATAAGTTACTTTTCTGAGTCAAAACAGGCATTCACATCAGATAATTAAAGAGTGCCATCACCATTGTTCCTGCATTACCATCTTTTTTAGTGCATTCCTTGTTGGCTGAAGATTACATAGCAAACAACATGAAAGCACAATAACAAACACAACAATACGAGGTCACGTATACAAGTAAGCACACATACATCTGACAGTACCTTCCGTTTCCGGTCATCAAGCGGCTGTACTTCAATGGCAAGATACGTATCAACATCGTCAGCGGAAACAAGATAATCTGGTTGCTTTGCACCTGGATCAGCAATATGAAAATGATCggaaataagaaataaaaaccCAAAAACTTAATACCGAAActactaataaaaataataccaTCAATATAATTAAAAGATCCATCTTCCATGTGTCGTAACCACTGTGAATTAAGGAAAAAACTAGTTAACAGCAAGAAAAGGAACAGATATTAAGTATTCACAATAGACTGTAACAAAATAGGAGAAACCGCAGTTAATAATTACCCCAAAATTACAACTGGTTGTTCCATTAATAGAATATCCACTAGCTCGGAGTTGCTGTCCGGGATAAGCGTCGCCTGATATTTGGAGACCCTCTATTGCTGGTAGTGGGTCATCATCTGCAGCTGGTCAAAGTTTACCAATTTTAGAATTTTGTACGCCATAATTATGCTTAAAGCAgcaaaaaatgttaaatgagaATTTTGACCATCAGAGAAAGAGGATGATGGTTCCTCAAGAACTGGTGCTAGATAAGGAGAATATGAGGAGTTAGGATCATCGAGAGTTGTGGTGTATGCAGAAGCTTTAGAAGTCCAATTAACTGAAGGCTCTCTATCACTTTGATTCCCTTGAATGTCAGGTTCATCAACATCCCTACTTCGAACCAGATCACCAAATGTGACCTTTTTACTCACAGTTTCTTCGTTATTTCGAACAAGATTTGAATCAGCCCGGTTAATTGCGAACTGTGCAGGTACTTCCTGGGATGCAGCACTCCTAAAGACCAAGAAGGATATGCAATGAGTAGCTAACCATGAGTTATACCGACTGAAACTCATTGCAAATCAAATACTATATCTAAATCAAGGTAGTGCACTTCCAGCGGGTAAAACACACATGCTAATACCATTTTTTTGTGTTGATGATCATTAAGAATGATAAAGATTCACCATTACCAGTGCTTCACATGACCACTAACCACAACAGATGAACATTGACAGTGTGAGATGAGAAGATCTTCCACATACCAGATAAACCAGTATTAGTCAGTGAAAAGTGGACTTTACGTATACTAACATCATAATATTTGTACTGAGTTGGAGACTGATAAAACTGTACAAGCCCTATTAACCCAGTCCTAATACAAACTTATCCTAGTATTTTGTAATTCTACAAATCTGTCATTTGAATCACAACCATACAAGAAATGCAACATCACTGCCAAGAAGttcaataaataaacaaatagaaaTAACAAGGTTAACAGCCTCAATCTGAAGCAAATAAGCTGATATAATAAGTGAAAACCAAAAAGAAAACGATCAAACTATTCAAGAGTGCAAGAATCAGTTTTCTTTTATATTGTTTGAGGGAATAACAAGCAGGAAATACCATCAGTAAATGATTTGTGTGGAGAGATTAAGAAACCAACATCTGCAACAGAAGGGTACGAGTAGAGAATGCATTTCATGTCATCATCAACGTCAGAGTCTCCATTAGACCAGACTCACCTGTTCACAAAATGTGGATATCTCCCTAATTCATCGTGCTCCGAGTTCTTCACAGCATCATTCAGACCACTTTGAGGTCGACCCAGTAAATCTTCGTCAAGTGTTGTTTGAGCATCTGAAGATGGCATATTTCCATTAGAAAATGTTGGTTGCTGCACCAGTTCCAACCCATTTCTCATCTGACATAATCAATATATTTCACGTAAGGCCAGTAATATTCAAATGTAAACAGTAAAAGACGCCTAGAAGCCAATATCCAAAAGGAAATAATTGGTACAGTAATTTTTTCGCAAAAGTTTAAGTTGATTGCCATGCTTCAGAATCTCAGATCATTGTAAATTTATAACAATGTCAATGAATTCCATCTAACTCTCAAAGAAAGATAACTACCCTCATTCGTCAAAGTGAAAACTGCACTTTTGCCaccattatattatatattttaaaaataatccttTATCACCAaaccaatttaatttttttactatttaattgGCATGATAAAGAGAGACAAACAAAAGCTGGAAGCAGTAACTTTAAATTGCTACCTCGATAGGATGAAATGGTGATTGACTCAAATTTGAGGGATTCACAACAGAGCGCCAGGGAGCTAGTTGGTGCTGTGACTCCTTGAGCTTTCCCTGGAAAACAATTGACTAACATGTGATGcaagaatttgaaaaataaagccAGTGCAGCATCAATTGATGTCACTTGGATATAAATCCCTCTCTACTTATATTTTGTACAATTATTTTATGTTTCTATAAAATACCTCAGTCACAAGAAGCTGCTCTCGCAAATGTCTAAATAAaacctgaaatcacaaaaaacaTTAATTTAATGGGACCAATATAGACACAATCCCCCACCATAAGGCATGATTATATTCATCCACCCAGATCTAGAGATGATAGTAGCTCATCATCTTTTTGGTAGGTAATGGTACTGATCTTTCAACAAGGTAATAGTACAATATGTTAGTTAATGGTAAAGTCGAATTTTCACACTCCCTAATCTCATATCAGTAAGCATTTTAAACTAAGGTATTGTTTCATTTTCATAAACCAAAGGAATTTCAGAACACAGGACAACTGTATTAATGTGTATTATGGAAATTAGAAATAGTAAAACATCTGCAAAAAAACCATATGGGAAAATTCATTTGAAACAGCTAAGCTCGAATTCAGTTAACAGAAATGATGAATAAACTTGAACTAATATCTAGTAAATATTGAATTGACTCGGTAATACAAGATTTTTTACTGCACAATGATATATAATTCCGCGGAAGATCACTTTCTCCTTCTCTAGTACTACATAACAAAACCAATAAATTTATGAGCTTTgtctataaaattaattaaattgctgAAAATATGATCCACCTGCCCACAAAACCTTAAATCGGGAAGCGATCTAACAACTGCACATCTCATCTCAATTTTCATCTTGTTTCCATCCCAACATTAATTTGTACTAGTGGTCTTGTGCACACATTGTGTGCAGTCGTTTTTTTGTCACAAaggtttttttaaatatttgttggaactatatcaattaatatataaattactgAGAACGACCTTTttattagaattttattttcatcatgTTAGCCGGTATTCATTTATAAATTATCATaagttaaaataattaacataGCACATGTATAATCGGTATTTTGAAAATGTGATGATTTGCTTATTTCAGTGTGTATTATTCTATGGATTAACTATtagataatataattattgaagTATGAGCATTATGAATATTCATAAAATTAATGGACGATAACATAAAGTTAGTCGGTAATCGGTATACACTCCTCAACCTTAATATCAATaacaatattattaataataataataatatgtatatgtatacatatAGAAAAGCCCGATCGAACAGACAAACTTCAGGAATTCAAAGAAAACAGAAAAATAGTGTATCTTACTAGTTTTAACTCCAGTTACTAACATGACCTCGAACATGATTCTACTCTAATCTGAATAAAACAACCCACAACTACATAATGTAAACTGCAGCAAGCGACATAAATATTATGTCTAAATAATATCTTATATTGCAAGAACTAAAGAGGGTAGGATAGTGCTTAGTAACCTTGATGTTACTGACAATGGATTGGGCATCAGCAACAGGTGGCTGAAGAGAATATTCAGCAAGAAGAGGCATTAAAGAAGATACAAACATCGATCTTTCTTGTTGTGCAGCCTGAAAAGCAACTCCATAGCTTTAGCATAAACCATACCAAGTGATTGATTAGATAAATAATGTCTACTATATCATTTGCAAATGACAAACAAATTGAATCCAGATCACATGAACATCCACGGGCAAGAAGAAACCAAAACCAGTTTCCTCAAACATCAGTCAGACCAACTTATCCATGTTCAGTGATGCCATTTCATTacactaaaatttaatttttgtctCAACATGTTTAATTTGGTACGTAGGGTTCAGGATAGGTAAACTGAAGTTGCACACATTCAaaagtagccataatcaagCCAAAAGGATCAAAACTGGTTGAATACATAAGGCACTGAAGGTAAATTGTTTTGTAGAAGAACCTGCAATGCATATGTAAGCCGTACATTCTCCTCCATAATGTCTTGTCTGTAAGAAATTGCTTTAGATGCAGCATCAACAAGTTCTTGTTGTTGCTGATCGAAGGCCTTTGGAAAGAATAGAAGCATAGAACCACCATCAAGATTCAGAAAAAAATGACTATCTTAATAAGTAGCAAAGCAAATCTGCCCTACCATACGCATATATGATATGCGCTTCTCCAGAACATATGTCTCATTCCGGATTTGTGTTTcctaaaaaacaaaagaagccACAGCACCAATAAGAACATATAAATGCTTTCACACAGCCATTAAGATCTCAATATACAGCTTTCTTCCACACCTTTATGGAGTACTCTGCAAGATGTTTTTTTAATTGCAAAATCTCCTCTTCATGTTCCTGGACCTGTGGAACAAGATCCTACACACATATAAACATAATATGCTAGAAATGATAGATGAATACAAGCAACTTATAACTATGAACTCTAATTTGATTTCAAAGACCCCATTTACCAAATTTTAGGAACAATACTCACAAAAAGCAAATTTCAAAATCCGATTTTTAGTTATGAGAGTTACCTGCTTTTGACTATTAACATTTTCACCCATTGAAATCAAACCATGGCCAG contains:
- the LOC140968921 gene encoding uncharacterized protein isoform X5, with the protein product MGENVNSQKQDLVPQVQEHEEEILQLKKHLAEYSIKETQIRNETYVLEKRISYMRMAFDQQQQELVDAASKAISYRQDIMEENVRLTYALQAAQQERSMFVSSLMPLLAEYSLQPPVADAQSIVSNIKVLFRHLREQLLVTEGKLKESQHQLAPWRSVVNPSNLSQSPFHPIEMRNGLELVQQPTFSNGNMPSSDAQTTLDEDLLGRPQSGLNDAVKNSEHDELGRYPHFVNRSAASQEVPAQFAINRADSNLVRNNEETVSKKVTFGDLVRSRDVDEPDIQGNQSDREPSVNWTSKASAYTTTLDDPNSSYSPYLAPVLEEPSSSFSDAADDDPLPAIEGLQISGDAYPGQQLRASGYSINGTTSCNFGWLRHMEDGSFNYIDGAKQPDYLVSADDVDTYLAIEVQPLDDRKRKGELVKVFANEHRKITLDQEMHTCIEKTLYGGYASYKLSLSTGYLDIWEPATLTIKRDGYSIKCSGGDVITDKFSSSTIVSILSGSVTEFSIIDSSGTERLLRAENSSTDVSSWRDTIVLTLRLFTVKANEKKKGKKKGLFFNK
- the LOC140968921 gene encoding uncharacterized protein isoform X1; its protein translation is MENGDGDLESRFSGLGMNDHRNINGNYGLFQVMKAVEAAEATIKQQVEENNRLRSELQKKNEELEKAKLGDPRYQNCQSGDQCVEHVDESHRTDHIISGSHNHIISGSPIRYQLEGSSDSQLKISGHGLISMGENVNSQKQDLVPQVQEHEEEILQLKKHLAEYSIKETQIRNETYVLEKRISYMRMAFDQQQQELVDAASKAISYRQDIMEENVRLTYALQAAQQERSMFVSSLMPLLAEYSLQPPVADAQSIVSNIKVLFRHLREQLLVTEGKLKESQHQLAPWRSVVNPSNLSQSPFHPIEMRNGLELVQQPTFSNGNMPSSDAQTTLDEDLLGRPQSGLNDAVKNSEHDELGRYPHFVNRSAASQEVPAQFAINRADSNLVRNNEETVSKKVTFGDLVRSRDVDEPDIQGNQSDREPSVNWTSKASAYTTTLDDPNSSYSPYLAPVLEEPSSSFSDAADDDPLPAIEGLQISGDAYPGQQLRASGYSINGTTSCNFGWLRHMEDGSFNYIDGAKQPDYLVSADDVDTYLAIEVQPLDDRKRKGELVKVFANEHRKITLDQEMHTCIEKTLYGGYASYKLSLSTGYLDIWEPATLTIKRDGYSIKCSGGDVITDKFSSSTIVSILSGSVTEFSIIDSSGTERLLRAENSSTDVSSWRDTIVLTLRLFTVKANEKKKGKKKGLFFNK
- the LOC140968921 gene encoding uncharacterized protein isoform X4; its protein translation is MIEGRLTQVMKAVEAAEATIKQQVEENNRLRSELQKKNEELEKAKLGDPRYQNCQSGDQCVEHVDESHRTDHIISGSHNHIISGSPIRYQLEGSSDSQLKISGHGLISMGENVNSQKQDLVPQVQEHEEEILQLKKHLAEYSIKETQIRNETYVLEKRISYMRMAFDQQQQELVDAASKAISYRQDIMEENVRLTYALQAAQQERSMFVSSLMPLLAEYSLQPPVADAQSIVSNIKVLFRHLREQLLVTEGKLKESQHQLAPWRSVVNPSNLSQSPFHPIEMRNGLELVQQPTFSNGNMPSSDAQTTLDEDLLGRPQSGLNDAVKNSEHDELGRYPHFVNRSAASQEVPAQFAINRADSNLVRNNEETVSKKVTFGDLVRSRDVDEPDIQGNQSDREPSVNWTSKASAYTTTLDDPNSSYSPYLAPVLEEPSSSFSDAADDDPLPAIEGLQISGDAYPGQQLRASGYSINGTTSCNFGWLRHMEDGSFNYIDGAKQPDYLVSADDVDTYLAIEVQPLDDRKRKGELVKVFANEHRKITLDQEMHTCIEKTLYGGYASYKLSLSTGYLDIWEPATLTIKRDGYSIKCSGGDVITDKFSSSTIVSILSGSVTEFSIIDSSGTERLLRAENSSTDVSSWRDTIVLTLRLFTVKANEKKKGKKKGLFFNK
- the LOC140968921 gene encoding uncharacterized protein isoform X2, with product MENGDGDLESRFSGLGMNDHRNINGNYGLFQVMKAVEAAEATIKQQVEENNRLRSELQKKNEELEKAKLGDPRYQNCQSGDQCVEHVDESHRTDHIISGSHNHIISGSPIRYQLEGSSDSQLKISGHGLISMGENVNSQKQDLVPQVQEHEEEILQLKKHLAEYSIKETQIRNETYVLEKRISYMRMAFDQQQQELVDAASKAISYRQDIMEENVRLTYALQAAQQERSMFVSSLMPLLAEYSLQPPVADAQSIVSNIKVLFRHLREQLLVTEGKLKESQHQLAPWRSVVNPSNLSQSPFHPIEMRNGLELVQQPTFSNGNMPSSDAQTTLDEDLLGRPQSGLNDAVKNSEHDELGRYPHFVNRSAASQEVPAQFAINRADSNLVRNNEETVSKKVTFGDLVRSRDVDEPDIQGNQSDREPSVNWTSKASAYTTTLDDPNSSYSPYLAPVLEEPSSSFSDDDDPLPAIEGLQISGDAYPGQQLRASGYSINGTTSCNFGWLRHMEDGSFNYIDGAKQPDYLVSADDVDTYLAIEVQPLDDRKRKGELVKVFANEHRKITLDQEMHTCIEKTLYGGYASYKLSLSTGYLDIWEPATLTIKRDGYSIKCSGGDVITDKFSSSTIVSILSGSVTEFSIIDSSGTERLLRAENSSTDVSSWRDTIVLTLRLFTVKANEKKKGKKKGLFFNK
- the LOC140968921 gene encoding uncharacterized protein isoform X3 → MENGDGDLESRFSGLGMNDHRNINGNYGLFQVMKAVEAAEATIKQQVEENNRLRSELQKKNEELEKAKLGDPRYQNCQSGDQCVEHVDESHRTDHIISGSHNHIISGSPIRYQLEGSSDSQLKISGHGLISMGENVNSQKQVQEHEEEILQLKKHLAEYSIKETQIRNETYVLEKRISYMRMAFDQQQQELVDAASKAISYRQDIMEENVRLTYALQAAQQERSMFVSSLMPLLAEYSLQPPVADAQSIVSNIKVLFRHLREQLLVTEGKLKESQHQLAPWRSVVNPSNLSQSPFHPIEMRNGLELVQQPTFSNGNMPSSDAQTTLDEDLLGRPQSGLNDAVKNSEHDELGRYPHFVNRSAASQEVPAQFAINRADSNLVRNNEETVSKKVTFGDLVRSRDVDEPDIQGNQSDREPSVNWTSKASAYTTTLDDPNSSYSPYLAPVLEEPSSSFSDAADDDPLPAIEGLQISGDAYPGQQLRASGYSINGTTSCNFGWLRHMEDGSFNYIDGAKQPDYLVSADDVDTYLAIEVQPLDDRKRKGELVKVFANEHRKITLDQEMHTCIEKTLYGGYASYKLSLSTGYLDIWEPATLTIKRDGYSIKCSGGDVITDKFSSSTIVSILSGSVTEFSIIDSSGTERLLRAENSSTDVSSWRDTIVLTLRLFTVKANEKKKGKKKGLFFNK